A portion of the Irregularibacter muris genome contains these proteins:
- a CDS encoding RnfABCDGE type electron transport complex subunit B yields the protein MIEQILWPVVSLGGMGLLFASGLGYASKIFAIETDPRVPQVRDVLPGANCGGCGYPGCDAFAAAVVAGEAPTDGCPVGGSACAANVGSIMGVAASTSERMIARVICNGTCNNAKEKYKYEGIQDCRAAAAVSGGSKQCSYGCLGLGTCERVCPFDAIHVNDEGIAEVDAEKCTACGKCIDACPKVVIKLVPESKEVRVLCNSIDKGKEVKNNCSVGCIGCQICVKACPFDAMEFKDNLAYINYEKCTNCMICAEKCPTKAIYANFANRKKAYINQDKCIKCTICKKNCPVDAIEGAVKQTHNILEDKCVGCGICEEKCPKDAIDMK from the coding sequence ATGATAGAACAAATCCTTTGGCCAGTAGTGAGTTTAGGTGGGATGGGTCTTCTGTTTGCAAGCGGTTTAGGATATGCTTCCAAGATATTTGCTATTGAAACTGACCCAAGAGTCCCCCAAGTAAGAGATGTATTACCAGGTGCCAATTGTGGTGGATGTGGATATCCTGGTTGTGATGCTTTTGCTGCAGCAGTTGTAGCAGGAGAGGCACCCACAGACGGATGTCCTGTAGGTGGTTCTGCTTGTGCAGCAAATGTGGGATCCATCATGGGAGTAGCTGCTTCCACTTCAGAAAGAATGATTGCAAGAGTAATATGTAATGGAACTTGTAATAATGCAAAGGAAAAATATAAATATGAAGGAATTCAAGACTGTAGAGCAGCGGCGGCAGTATCGGGAGGAAGCAAACAATGTTCTTACGGTTGTTTAGGACTTGGCACCTGTGAGAGGGTATGTCCCTTTGATGCCATTCATGTAAATGACGAAGGCATTGCAGAAGTGGATGCAGAAAAATGTACAGCTTGTGGAAAATGTATAGATGCCTGTCCTAAGGTTGTAATTAAATTAGTACCAGAATCTAAAGAAGTAAGGGTACTGTGTAATTCTATAGATAAGGGTAAAGAAGTAAAAAATAATTGTAGCGTAGGCTGCATTGGGTGCCAGATTTGTGTAAAGGCATGTCCCTTTGATGCTATGGAATTTAAAGACAATTTAGCCTATATCAACTATGAAAAATGTACAAATTGTATGATTTGCGCAGAGAAATGTCCAACAAAGGCCATATATGCAAATTTTGCTAATCGTAAAAAAGCCTATATCAATCAGGATAAATGTATAAAATGCACCATCTGTAAGAAAAATTGCCCAGTGGATGCCATAGAAGGTGCAGTTAAGCAAACTCATAATATTCTAGAGGATAAATGCGTCGGCTGCGGTATATGTGAAGAAAAGTGTCCTAAGGACGCGATTGATATGAAATAG
- a CDS encoding FAD:protein FMN transferase, translating into MKEKFIIIVLIAMIFTLTSCSNANNKDNTHSAEPVKGTHSGMGTLIEFTVYGDNAKEAIKKGKEVMNEIEQEMSLNIKDSEVNKINAQAGKTAVSVSPETFSVVKRGVYFSKLTEGNFDITIAPISQLWDIGQDDARVPSQDEIEALLPLVNYRHIQLDEKNTSVLLEEKDMKIDLGGIAKGYAADRVIDVFKDMGIKNALVSVGGNIKVIGENPQKGRAWTVGLRHPRKARGNYFATIRLNDGETVVTSGDYERYFIKDDIRYHHIFNAKEGQPSKSDIIGATIITQNSMDADGLSTSLFVLGSNKGMKMIDELEGVEAVIITRDLKVMMTEGIKDRIDVESMQLEAE; encoded by the coding sequence ATGAAAGAAAAATTTATTATTATTGTACTTATAGCAATGATTTTTACCCTAACATCTTGTAGTAATGCAAATAACAAAGATAATACCCATTCAGCAGAGCCCGTAAAAGGCACCCATAGTGGGATGGGTACCCTGATTGAATTTACTGTATATGGAGATAATGCCAAAGAGGCGATCAAAAAGGGAAAAGAAGTAATGAATGAAATTGAGCAAGAAATGAGCTTGAACATAAAAGATAGTGAGGTAAATAAAATAAATGCACAAGCAGGTAAAACAGCAGTTTCCGTAAGCCCAGAAACTTTTAGTGTTGTAAAAAGAGGAGTATATTTTTCAAAACTAACTGAAGGAAATTTTGATATTACCATTGCCCCCATTTCTCAATTATGGGATATCGGTCAGGATGATGCAAGGGTTCCTTCTCAGGATGAAATAGAAGCTTTATTACCCTTAGTGAATTATCGACATATCCAATTAGATGAAAAGAATACGAGTGTCCTATTGGAAGAAAAGGATATGAAAATAGATTTAGGAGGAATTGCTAAAGGCTATGCGGCTGATAGGGTGATCGATGTCTTTAAGGATATGGGCATAAAAAATGCATTGGTTAGTGTAGGAGGAAATATTAAAGTCATTGGAGAAAACCCCCAAAAGGGTCGTGCTTGGACAGTGGGTTTAAGACATCCTAGAAAAGCAAGAGGAAATTATTTTGCAACCATTCGTTTAAATGATGGGGAGACAGTGGTAACTTCTGGGGACTATGAAAGATATTTTATAAAGGATGACATAAGATATCACCATATCTTTAATGCTAAAGAGGGTCAACCTTCAAAAAGTGATATTATTGGAGCCACAATTATTACTCAAAACTCTATGGATGCGGATGGTTTATCTACCAGCCTCTTTGTATTAGGAAGTAATAAAGGGATGAAAATGATAGATGAATTAGAAGGAGTAGAGGCTGTTATTATTACAAGGGATTTAAAAGTGATGATGACAGAGGGAATAAAAGATAGAATAGATGTTGAAAGCATGCAATTAGAAGCTGAATAA
- a CDS encoding NusG domain II-containing protein — protein sequence MTKWDKILITFIIIISLGSIGAITYYKSQAETLYGIIELEGKEIDRINLLTVEKPYEIKLENGEDYNIVRVEKGRIAFIDATCPDKDCIEIGWLSGPGETSVCLPNKAIIRIESPKVDKEEIDSTTY from the coding sequence ATGACAAAATGGGATAAAATTTTAATAACATTCATTATTATTATAAGTCTTGGATCTATAGGGGCCATTACTTATTATAAAAGCCAAGCAGAGACATTATATGGTATTATTGAGTTAGAGGGAAAGGAAATAGATAGGATAAATTTATTAACCGTTGAAAAACCTTATGAGATAAAATTGGAGAATGGTGAAGACTATAATATAGTAAGGGTAGAAAAAGGACGCATTGCTTTTATAGATGCAACTTGCCCCGATAAAGACTGTATCGAGATTGGGTGGCTTAGTGGACCAGGAGAAACATCGGTTTGCCTACCGAATAAAGCAATAATTAGAATAGAGAGCCCAAAGGTAGATAAGGAAGAAATAGATAGTACAACCTACTAA
- a CDS encoding DUF4321 domain-containing protein, with the protein MKLKKSPGIFIVTMIATMLIGTFVGNFLKEYIGIFGYNYPISILNPQGNPWNILDLDAIKLSFGLMLHVNLGSILGIVLGLYIFYKK; encoded by the coding sequence ATGAAACTAAAAAAAAGTCCAGGGATTTTCATCGTGACCATGATAGCCACCATGCTGATCGGGACATTTGTTGGAAATTTTCTAAAAGAGTATATAGGTATCTTTGGATATAACTATCCAATAAGCATTTTAAATCCCCAGGGAAACCCTTGGAATATCCTTGATTTAGATGCAATTAAACTATCCTTTGGTTTAATGCTTCATGTAAATTTAGGCAGTATTTTGGGAATTGTCTTGGGACTATATATCTTTTACAAAAAATAG
- a CDS encoding Maf family protein translates to MKKIILASQSPRRRELLKQIGVSFEVIPSYMKETIDPKETITEKIEMLALEKAIDVAKEITEEALVIGADTVVVLDKILGKPSSQQEARNMLQSLAGKTHQVISGISIIDTKTQRQCTAHQVTYVKMREYGVEEINNYIASGECWDKAGSYAIQGLGALFVEEIKGDYFNVVGLPLGLLNNLLKTFGVNILASFIQEES, encoded by the coding sequence ATGAAAAAAATAATATTGGCATCTCAGTCCCCTAGAAGAAGGGAATTATTAAAACAAATAGGAGTTAGCTTTGAAGTTATTCCCAGTTATATGAAAGAGACCATAGATCCCAAAGAAACCATAACAGAAAAAATAGAAATGCTCGCTTTGGAAAAAGCAATAGATGTAGCTAAAGAGATTACAGAGGAAGCTTTGGTCATTGGTGCGGATACCGTGGTAGTACTAGATAAAATACTGGGAAAACCCAGTAGCCAACAGGAGGCTAGAAATATGCTACAAAGCCTGGCAGGTAAAACTCATCAGGTAATTAGCGGTATTTCTATAATAGATACCAAAACCCAAAGGCAATGTACTGCCCATCAAGTGACTTATGTAAAAATGAGGGAATATGGAGTAGAAGAGATTAATAATTATATTGCTTCAGGAGAATGTTGGGATAAGGCTGGATCATATGCTATACAAGGATTAGGAGCTCTATTCGTTGAGGAAATTAAAGGGGATTATTTTAATGTAGTTGGTTTGCCCCTTGGGCTATTAAATAATTTATTGAAAACCTTTGGAGTAAATATCTTAGCTTCATTCATTCAAGAAGAATCTTAA